The Halomonas sp. THAF5a genome segment ATCTCCCGCGCCCGCCGATCGATCAGCGCCTGGAGCTTGTGGAGGATGCGTCCGAAGCGCCGACCGGTCGGTTCCGCCTGCTCGCGAGGCACCGGGGCGAGGCGCCGCCACTGCTCGCGGGCGCGGTCGCGGATCCTGCGCAGCCCGTCGGGGTCGGCCCGGTCGGCGGGCTGCTCTAGCAGCGTCTCGAGCTGCTCGCACAGGGCCTGGCGAGCCTCCAGGTGGCGCTGGCGCTCGGCCTGCTGGCGCTCGTGCCAGGGCGCCAGGCGCGCCTTGATGCGATCCGAGGCGGCGCGGAAGCGGGCGGAGAGCTCGCGGTTGGCGGCGGCATCGCCCAGCGCCTTCCACTCCTTGACCAGCCGGCGATGGCGGCGGTCGAGCTCGGCCTCGGTCGTCTCGTTCTGTTCGGCGAGCGCCTCGATGGCCTGGCTGAGCTGGTCGCGCTTGGGGCCGGCGACGAAGCCCCGCCAGTCGCGCAGCTCGGCCAGGCGCGCCGCGAGGCGCTTGAGGCGCGCCTGCTCCGTCGGTGGCAGGAGCCCGGGCCGCCGCTCGGCCTGCTGGCGCAGGCGCTGATGGAGCCGGCTGGCGCCCTTGAAGGCGCCGCGCTCCAGCAGGGCCTCCAGCTGGTCGAGCGCCTCGACGAGGCGCGCCTGCTGCGCCTGGGGCTCGTCGTCGTCCTGGGCCAGGCGCGCTCGGGCGCGGGCCAGCAGTTGCGTGGGTGCCAGGCGCGCCGGCCAGCCGCAGGCGTCGATCAGGGCGCCCAGGCGCTCGTCGTCGCCGTCGGCCAGCGCCTGCTCGATGGCCTCGGCCCGCTCGTCCAGGCGCACCCGGGCCTGGACGATCCGTTCGTACTCGGCGAGGGCCGCGTCATAACGACGGCGCAGCGCCTCGTCGGCCAGGTGCTGGTCGGAGAGCGCCTGCCAGCGGCTGGCCATCAGGCGCTTCTGGGCGCGCAGGCTGGCGATGTCCTGGTCAGTGAGCCGCTCGCCCTGGTGCAGCCCCTCGAGGCTCTCCTCCAGGGCCTCGACGAGGGATTCGCGGGTCTGGTTCGCGTCCTCGCGGCGGCGGAGATCTGCGTCGCGGGCATGCTCCTGGGCCTCGTGGTCGCCGAGAATCTTGCGGCAGCGCTGGCAGGCGTCCTGGTAGCGCCGCTCCTGGCGGGCATCCGCCAGGTCGCGCAGCTTCGCCCACTCGCGCATCAGGTGGCGCAGGCGACCGGCGTAGAGCGGCTCCCAGGGGCCCTGGGCGTGGCGCTCGAGTGTCTCCAGCAGCGCCTCGCGCTCGGCGCGGGCCGCCGCCAGGGAGGCGGCGTCGGCGCGCCGTCGGTTGAGCCGCTCGCGGGCCTGGCGGGCCACCTGGCGGTCGCGCCGGGCCTCGCGCGCCAGCCGGGCGAGCCCCGCCTCGCTCTCGACCCGGGCGGCCGCGGCATGCCGCACGGCGGCGATGCCGTTGTCGCAGGCCTGGCGGACCAGGTCCTCCTCCGCGTCGAGGCGGGCCAGGGCGGCCAGGCGCAGCTGCTGGTTGTCCCCCTGCAGGGCCAGCTCGTTGAGCAGCGCGCGATCCTCGAGCCGCTCCACCAGCGCGATGCGCGCCGGCAGGTCGTGATGCCCGCAGCGGCCGGCGAGCAGGCTGACCAGTCGCTGGCGAAGCTCGGGCGACGTGACCGCCGGCTCGCTCAGCATCAGCAGGGCCTCGGGGTCATCGAGGGCCTCCAGGGCGGCCAGGCGCACGCCGGGGTCGGGGTCCAGGGCCAGCCGCTCGAGGGTGCGACGCTGGTCGTCGCTCGACGGATCGAGGCGCGATACGGCCTGGCGGCGCACCTCGGGATCCGGGTGCTTCCAGCGCGGGGCGAACAGGCGGCGAAGGAGTCCTGGCATAGGGCATCCTGACGAGGAGGGGCGCCCGAGCGGGGCACGGGATGGTCGTGGGGGTCGGCAGCGGCGCGGCGGCACTTGCGTCTCTCGTATCTAAGCACGTGGCGTGGCGGCAGAAAAGGTCGGCGGTGGTGAGGTGTGGCCGCCTGGAGACACTGACAAGGCGCCCCGATGCCCTTATGATCGGTTGC includes the following:
- a CDS encoding DUF349 domain-containing protein, whose protein sequence is MPGLLRRLFAPRWKHPDPEVRRQAVSRLDPSSDDQRRTLERLALDPDPGVRLAALEALDDPEALLMLSEPAVTSPELRQRLVSLLAGRCGHHDLPARIALVERLEDRALLNELALQGDNQQLRLAALARLDAEEDLVRQACDNGIAAVRHAAAARVESEAGLARLAREARRDRQVARQARERLNRRRADAASLAAARAEREALLETLERHAQGPWEPLYAGRLRHLMREWAKLRDLADARQERRYQDACQRCRKILGDHEAQEHARDADLRRREDANQTRESLVEALEESLEGLHQGERLTDQDIASLRAQKRLMASRWQALSDQHLADEALRRRYDAALAEYERIVQARVRLDERAEAIEQALADGDDERLGALIDACGWPARLAPTQLLARARARLAQDDDEPQAQQARLVEALDQLEALLERGAFKGASRLHQRLRQQAERRPGLLPPTEQARLKRLAARLAELRDWRGFVAGPKRDQLSQAIEALAEQNETTEAELDRRHRRLVKEWKALGDAAANRELSARFRAASDRIKARLAPWHERQQAERQRHLEARQALCEQLETLLEQPADRADPDGLRRIRDRAREQWRRLAPVPREQAEPTGRRFGRILHKLQALIDRRAREIAEAKRALIDETRELLARDLPPGQRADQAKALQRRWRDLGRAPKGEEQALWREFRGLCDEIFSSRDAARDDRAHRQRARLDAMQALIDRMDAWHPARSREGDVLDEALREASALEPLPSGRRTEGMRRRWSGIVRARRERLERLALAEEAHRWQAMRPLLTAHLQADARCLAGGPAEKVDPPRDPALPAELRRAHEARNAARQAGTPADAEEKLARLRAHLSLLAGGRVQQRDDPLRLAIQVERLNENMGQTVSRADELHQLLGELLANGPMPPPAWEREVGELDRMLAVLAERPPT